DNA sequence from the Corynebacterium freneyi genome:
GGCCGTTGAGGTTGACGCCGACGATGAACAGCTCGGCGGCACCGGCGTTGGGGACCATCGACTTGACGCCATTGAGGACGATTTCGTTGCCCTCGCGGCGGCCGGTGGTCTCCGGCTCCAGCGGGTCGAAGAGGGGGCGCGGCTCGGAGAGGACGACGGCGGCGGCCGGGACGTCCTCGCCGGCGAAGGCCGGAAGGTAGGTCTTCTGCTGGGCGTCGGAGCCGTGGGCGGTCAGCGTCGCGGCGACGCCGGCGGGGGCCAGCACGGTCAGGGCGAGGCCCATGTCGCCGTAGGCGAGGGCCTCGGCGACGAGCGCGTTGGTGGTGACGTCCTCGCCGGTGGCGATGCCCTCGAAGGACTCGGGGACGTTGATGAGGGAGACGCCGAGCTCGGCGGCCTCGGACAGGAGGGTCTCCGGCGGGGTGGCCTCGTGGTCGCACTTGGCGGCTGCGTCGCGCAGTCGGGACTCCGCGAACTCCTTCACCGTCTCGACGATCATCTGCTGATCTTCGGTCGGGGTGAGGTCGAAGAGCTTCTTCGACGGGGTCTTGGCCGGTTCGGCGGAGGCGGCGTCGTCCGGGGCGGCGGCCTGCGCGTCGCGCGCGGGGCGCTGCGGCTTGCCGGAGCCGGCGACCTTCTTGAACTGGCGGTTGGCGGCGCCCAGGGTCTTGAACCCGGACTTGGTGGACTGGTAGATCACGCGGTCGATCGTCGGCTGGAGGTCGTACTTCTGGGCGAAGTCGGAGCCGGTGATGGACGTGATGAACCGCATTGCCGCACCAATGGCGTCTCGGCCCGGGTTGTTGCGGCCGACGGTCGAATCCTCGCGGTTCTTCTTCTCGCTCATGGGTTCATGGCCTTTCGAGTCAGAACTGTTACTGGCATAACGATAAAGCCATCTCGTGATCGTTGTCACATCTTTCGGCGGATCCGCCCCAATATTGGCACTATTGCCGCCCCCGTAATGCACCCCCGCAAAACACGAGGTCAACGTCATATTTCGCTTTACGACGATCCCGGGAAACGGCGTTATCGCAGGTATGCCGCGTACTGCCGTCGTTTC
Encoded proteins:
- a CDS encoding acyl-CoA dehydrogenase family protein; this encodes MSEKKNREDSTVGRNNPGRDAIGAAMRFITSITGSDFAQKYDLQPTIDRVIYQSTKSGFKTLGAANRQFKKVAGSGKPQRPARDAQAAAPDDAASAEPAKTPSKKLFDLTPTEDQQMIVETVKEFAESRLRDAAAKCDHEATPPETLLSEAAELGVSLINVPESFEGIATGEDVTTNALVAEALAYGDMGLALTVLAPAGVAATLTAHGSDAQQKTYLPAFAGEDVPAAAVVLSEPRPLFDPLEPETTGRREGNEIVLNGVKSMVPNAGAAELFIVGVNLNGRPALVIVESDTEGLHVEADPSMGVRGAALGRLVLKDVRVPADAILGGEQISPEQAEIEYRDVLRRSRLGWAALAAGTSQAILDYVVPYVNEREAFGEPISHRQAVAFMVADIKIELDGLRMILLRGTSRADQGRRFDREAALAKNFATEKGMKIGSDGVQLLGGHGFVKEHPVERWYRDLRAVGVAEGIVVL